From the Helicobacter pylori genome, one window contains:
- the rpmI gene encoding 50S ribosomal protein L35, with product MPKMKTNRGASKRFKVKKNLIKRGSAFKSHILTKKSPKRKANLNAPKHVHHTNAHSVMSLLCRA from the coding sequence ATGCCAAAAATGAAGACTAATCGCGGCGCGTCTAAGCGTTTCAAAGTCAAAAAAAACTTGATTAAGCGTGGCAGCGCTTTTAAAAGCCATATTTTGACTAAAAAAAGCCCTAAGCGTAAAGCCAATTTAAACGCGCCAAAACATGTGCATCACACTAACGCGCATTCTGTCATGTCGTTGCTTTGCAGGGCTTAG
- the rplT gene encoding 50S ribosomal protein L20 encodes MRVKTGVVRRRRHKKVLKLARGFYSGRRKHFRKAKEQLERSMYYAFRDRKQKKREFRSLWVVRINAACRMHDTSYSRFMHALKVANIELDRKVLADMAMNDMQAFKSVLESVKEHL; translated from the coding sequence ATGAGAGTTAAAACAGGCGTTGTACGCAGAAGACGCCATAAAAAAGTCTTAAAACTCGCTAGAGGGTTTTATAGTGGCAGAAGAAAGCATTTTAGAAAGGCTAAAGAACAGCTTGAAAGGAGCATGTATTACGCCTTTAGGGATCGCAAACAAAAGAAAAGAGAGTTCAGGAGTTTGTGGGTGGTAAGGATTAATGCGGCTTGCAGAATGCACGATACAAGTTATTCGCGCTTCATGCATGCCTTAAAAGTGGCTAATATTGAATTGGACCGCAAGGTTTTAGCAGACATGGCGATGAATGACATGCAAGCCTTTAAGAGCGTGTTAGAGAGCGTGAAAGAGCATCTTTAA
- a CDS encoding outer membrane protein, with translation MKKSVIVGAISLAMTSLLSAETPKQEKAIKTSPTKKGERNAAFIGIDYQLGMLSTTAQNCSNGNCNGNQSGAYGSNTPNMPTASNPTGGLTHGALGTRGYKGLSNQQYAINGFGFVVGYKHFFKKSPQFGMRYYGFFDFASSYYKYYTYNDYGMRDARKGSQSFMFGYGAGTDVLFNPAIFNRENLHFGFFLGVAIGGTSWGPTNYYFKDLAEEYRGSFHPSNFQVLVNGGIRLGTKHQGFEIGLKIQTIRNNYYTASADNVPEGTTYRFTFHRPYAFYWRYIVSF, from the coding sequence ATGAAGAAATCTGTTATAGTAGGTGCTATCTCTCTAGCAATGACGAGCTTGTTGTCAGCAGAGACCCCCAAGCAAGAAAAAGCTATTAAGACTAGCCCTACCAAAAAAGGTGAAAGAAATGCTGCTTTTATAGGGATTGATTACCAGTTGGGTATGCTTAGCACTACCGCTCAAAATTGTTCCAATGGCAATTGTAATGGTAATCAAAGTGGGGCTTATGGCTCTAACACGCCCAACATGCCCACAGCGTCAAACCCCACAGGAGGGCTTACCCATGGTGCTCTAGGGACTCGTGGGTATAAGGGCTTGAGCAACCAACAATACGCTATCAATGGTTTTGGGTTTGTTGTAGGGTATAAGCATTTTTTTAAGAAATCCCCACAATTTGGAATGCGTTATTACGGGTTCTTTGATTTTGCAAGCTCTTATTATAAGTATTACACTTATAACGATTATGGCATGAGAGACGCTCGCAAGGGTTCTCAAAGTTTCATGTTTGGCTATGGGGCTGGCACAGATGTGTTGTTTAACCCAGCTATTTTCAATCGTGAGAACTTGCATTTTGGGTTTTTTCTTGGCGTTGCGATCGGCGGTACCTCTTGGGGTCCAACAAACTATTATTTTAAGGACTTAGCTGAAGAGTATAGAGGGAGTTTCCACCCATCAAATTTCCAGGTCTTAGTTAATGGCGGGATCCGCTTAGGCACTAAACACCAAGGTTTTGAAATTGGCTTGAAAATCCAAACCATTCGCAACAATTACTACACCGCTAGTGCGGATAATGTGCCTGAAGGGACTACCTATAGATTCACCTTCCACCGCCCCTATGCCTTTTATTGGCGTTACATTGTAAGCTTTTAA
- a CDS encoding DUF1104 domain-containing protein, whose amino-acid sequence MKKLAFSLLFTGTFLGLFLNASDFKSMDNKQLLEQAGKVAPSEVPEFRAEVNKRLQAMKEEDRQKYKADFKKAMDKNLASLSQEDRNKRKKEILEVIANKKKTMTMKEYREEGLDLHDCACEGPFHDHEKKGKKGKKSGHHKH is encoded by the coding sequence ATGAAAAAATTAGCGTTTTCTTTATTGTTTACGGGGACTTTTTTGGGGCTTTTTTTGAATGCGAGTGATTTTAAGAGCATGGATAATAAGCAGCTATTAGAGCAAGCAGGAAAAGTCGCTCCTAGCGAAGTCCCTGAGTTTCGTGCGGAAGTCAATAAACGATTACAAGCGATGAAAGAAGAAGATCGTCAAAAATATAAAGCGGATTTCAAGAAAGCTATGGATAAGAATTTGGCTTCTTTAAGTCAAGAAGATCGCAACAAGCGTAAAAAAGAAATTCTTGAAGTGATTGCTAACAAAAAGAAAACAATGACCATGAAAGAATACCGTGAAGAGGGGTTGGATTTGCATGATTGCGCATGCGAAGGCCCTTTTCATGATCATGAAAAAAAGGGCAAAAAAGGGAAAAAATCAGGCCATCATAAGCATTAG
- a CDS encoding L-serine ammonia-lyase, which translates to MASFSILSIFKIGVGPSSSHTIGPMEAGARFCGLLKGILEQVERVQITLHGSLALTGKGHLSDEAVLIGLHGIYANELEATTKKALLHEVFENKVLKLANQHHIPFDYAKDLIFDNKPLARHQNALILKAFNAKNEVLKEETYYSVGGGFVYTEKELDNLSKEGGNESVAYDFSSAKELLELCQKHQKSIAEIVRLRENALKNHPDATMTKIYHAMLECYHNGANSKERYLPGSLKVTRLAPSVKTRLEKHPTSGKDPLALIDYISLYARSIAEENASGGKVVTAPTNGACAVVPSVLLYAKNHLFENLSQKSINDFLLTSAAIGYLYKKNASLSGAEAGCQAEIGVASSMAAGGLAHLCQATTQQVLIASEIAMEHHLGLTCDPVGGLVQIPCIERNVLGAIKAISASKLALEDEYKPKVSLDEVIATMYATGKDMNEKYKETSLGGLAKTLKC; encoded by the coding sequence ATGGCTAGTTTTTCCATTTTATCCATTTTTAAGATCGGCGTGGGGCCTAGCTCTTCACACACCATAGGGCCTATGGAAGCGGGAGCGAGATTTTGCGGGTTGTTAAAAGGCATTTTAGAGCAGGTTGAACGCGTTCAAATCACCTTGCATGGCTCATTAGCCTTGACCGGTAAAGGGCATTTGAGCGATGAGGCGGTTTTGATTGGCTTGCATGGCATTTATGCTAACGAATTAGAAGCAACAACCAAAAAAGCCTTATTGCATGAGGTGTTTGAAAACAAGGTTTTAAAACTCGCTAACCAGCATCATATCCCTTTTGATTATGCTAAAGATTTGATTTTTGACAACAAACCTTTAGCCAGACACCAAAACGCTCTCATTCTAAAAGCTTTTAACGCTAAAAATGAGGTTTTAAAAGAAGAGACTTATTATTCTGTTGGTGGAGGGTTTGTCTATACTGAAAAAGAATTAGACAACTTATCTAAAGAGGGTGGAAATGAAAGCGTTGCTTATGATTTTTCAAGCGCTAAAGAGTTGCTAGAATTATGCCAAAAACACCAAAAAAGCATCGCTGAAATCGTGCGTTTGAGAGAAAACGCCCTCAAAAACCACCCTGATGCAACGATGACTAAAATCTATCATGCGATGCTTGAGTGTTATCATAATGGGGCTAATTCTAAAGAAAGGTATCTGCCTGGTTCTTTGAAAGTAACACGATTAGCCCCAAGCGTTAAAACGCGCCTAGAAAAGCACCCCACAAGCGGGAAAGACCCCTTAGCCTTGATTGATTACATTTCGCTTTACGCTCGTTCCATTGCCGAAGAAAACGCTAGCGGAGGCAAGGTGGTAACCGCCCCTACTAATGGGGCGTGCGCGGTAGTGCCAAGCGTGCTTTTATACGCCAAAAACCATTTGTTTGAAAATTTATCGCAAAAATCTATCAATGATTTTTTACTCACCAGCGCGGCGATTGGCTATCTTTACAAGAAAAACGCTTCCTTGAGCGGCGCAGAAGCCGGGTGTCAGGCTGAAATTGGCGTGGCAAGCTCTATGGCTGCAGGAGGGTTAGCCCATTTGTGCCAAGCGACCACGCAACAGGTTTTGATCGCTAGTGAAATCGCTATGGAGCACCATTTAGGATTAACATGCGATCCGGTGGGGGGCTTGGTGCAAATCCCTTGCATTGAACGCAATGTTTTAGGAGCGATTAAAGCGATCAGCGCTTCTAAACTAGCCTTAGAAGATGAATACAAGCCTAAAGTGAGCCTGGATGAAGTGATCGCTACGATGTATGCGACCGGAAAAGACATGAATGAAAAATACAAAGAGACTTCGTTAGGAGGGTTAGCCAAAACCTTAAAATGCTAA
- a CDS encoding serine/threonine transporter, producing the protein MAQEKAVLRDPKKLNLFDLRWMVSLFGTAVGAGILFLPIRAGGHGIWAIVVMSAIIFPLTYLGHRALAYFIGSKDQEDITMVVRSHFGAQWGFLITLLYFLAIYPICLVYGVGITNVFDHFFTNQLHLAPFHRGLLAVVLVSLMMLVMVFNATIVTRICNALVYPLCLILLLFSLYLIPYWQGANLFVVPSFKEFVLAIWLTLPVLVFSFDHSPIISTFTQNVGKEYGAFKEYKLNQIELGTSLMLLGFVMFFVFSCVMCLNADDFVKAREQNIPILSYLANTLNNPLINYAGPVVAFLAIFSSFFGHYYGAKEGLEGIIIQSLKLKQASKTLSVSVTIFLWLTITLVAYINPNILDFIENLGGPIIALILFVMPMIAFYSVSSLKRFRNFKVDIFVFVFGSLTALSVFLGLF; encoded by the coding sequence ATGGCACAAGAAAAAGCGGTTCTAAGAGATCCTAAAAAACTCAATTTGTTTGATTTGCGTTGGATGGTGTCCTTATTTGGCACGGCGGTGGGGGCTGGGATTTTATTTTTGCCTATTAGAGCCGGTGGGCATGGGATATGGGCTATTGTGGTGATGAGCGCGATCATCTTCCCTTTAACTTATCTAGGGCATAGAGCCTTAGCTTATTTCATAGGATCTAAAGATCAAGAAGACATTACCATGGTCGTTCGCTCTCATTTTGGCGCTCAATGGGGTTTTCTTATCACTTTGCTTTATTTCTTGGCGATTTATCCTATTTGCTTGGTTTATGGGGTGGGTATCACTAACGTGTTTGATCATTTTTTCACTAACCAGTTGCATTTAGCGCCTTTTCATCGGGGCTTACTGGCTGTGGTATTAGTCTCTTTAATGATGTTGGTAATGGTTTTTAACGCTACGATTGTTACGCGCATTTGTAACGCTTTAGTGTATCCTTTATGCTTGATTTTATTGCTTTTTTCTTTGTATCTTATCCCTTATTGGCAAGGCGCTAATCTTTTTGTGGTGCCGAGTTTCAAAGAATTTGTGTTAGCGATTTGGCTAACCTTACCGGTGCTTGTGTTTTCATTCGACCATAGCCCCATTATTTCAACCTTCACCCAAAACGTGGGAAAAGAATACGGCGCTTTCAAAGAGTATAAACTCAATCAAATTGAATTAGGGACATCGCTGATGCTTTTAGGGTTTGTGATGTTTTTTGTGTTTTCGTGCGTCATGTGCTTGAATGCTGATGATTTTGTGAAAGCAAGGGAACAAAACATCCCCATTTTAAGCTATTTGGCTAACACCCTAAACAACCCTTTAATCAACTATGCGGGGCCTGTGGTGGCTTTTTTAGCGATTTTTTCATCTTTTTTTGGGCATTATTATGGGGCTAAGGAGGGTTTAGAAGGCATTATCATTCAAAGTTTAAAGTTGAAACAAGCTTCTAAAACCTTGAGCGTGAGCGTAACGATTTTTTTATGGCTGACTATCACGCTGGTGGCTTATATTAACCCCAATATCTTGGATTTTATTGAAAATTTAGGCGGCCCCATTATCGCGCTCATTCTTTTTGTGATGCCCATGATAGCTTTTTATAGCGTTTCTAGTTTGAAGCGTTTTAGAAACTTCAAAGTGGATATTTTTGTGTTTGTCTTTGGGAGCTTGACGGCTTTGAGCGTGTTTTTAGGACTATTTTAA
- a CDS encoding class II 3-deoxy-7-phosphoheptulonate synthase — protein sequence MSNTTWSPTSWHSFKIEQHPTYKDKQELERVKKELRSYPPLVFAGEARNLQERLAQVIDNKAFLLQGGDCAESFSQFSANRIRDMFKVMMQMAIVLTFAGSIPIVKVGRIAGQFAKPRSNATEILDDEEVLSYRGDIINGISKKEREPKPERMLKAYHQSVATLNLIRAFAQGGLANLEQVHRFNLDFVKNNDFGQKYQQIADRITQALGFMRACGVEIERTPILREVEFYTSHEALLLHYEEPLVRKDSLTNQFYDCSAHMLWIGERTRDPNGAHVEFLRGVCNPIGVKIGPNASVSEVLELCDVLNPHNIKGRLNLIVRMGSKIIKERLPKLLQGVLKEKRHILWSIDPMHGNTVKTNLGVKTRAFDSVLDEVKSFFEIHRAEGSLASGVHLEMTGENVTECIGGSQAITEEGLSCHYYTQCDPRLNATQALELAFLIADMLKKQRA from the coding sequence ATGTCAAACACAACCTGGTCGCCAACTTCATGGCATTCTTTTAAAATAGAGCAACACCCCACTTACAAAGATAAGCAAGAATTAGAAAGAGTCAAAAAAGAATTGCGCTCCTACCCTCCTTTAGTGTTTGCTGGCGAAGCGAGGAACTTGCAAGAGCGCTTAGCCCAAGTCATTGACAATAAAGCGTTTTTGTTGCAAGGGGGCGATTGCGCGGAGTCGTTTTCCCAATTTAGCGCTAACCGGATTAGGGACATGTTTAAAGTGATGATGCAAATGGCGATTGTCTTAACTTTTGCTGGCTCTATACCGATTGTGAAAGTGGGGCGCATTGCCGGACAATTTGCCAAGCCTCGCTCTAATGCGACTGAAATACTGGATGATGAAGAAGTGTTGAGTTACAGAGGGGATATTATCAATGGGATTTCCAAAAAAGAAAGAGAGCCAAAGCCGGAAAGAATGCTTAAAGCTTACCATCAAAGCGTAGCGACTTTAAACCTTATCAGAGCCTTTGCCCAAGGCGGGTTAGCCAATTTGGAGCAAGTGCATCGTTTCAATTTGGATTTTGTCAAAAACAACGACTTTGGGCAAAAATACCAGCAAATCGCTGATCGGATCACGCAAGCTTTAGGGTTCATGCGAGCATGCGGGGTGGAGATAGAGCGAACGCCTATTCTTAGGGAAGTGGAGTTTTACACGAGCCACGAAGCGTTACTGCTCCATTATGAAGAGCCTTTGGTGCGTAAGGATAGTTTGACTAACCAGTTTTATGATTGCTCCGCGCACATGCTATGGATTGGCGAAAGGACAAGAGATCCTAATGGTGCGCATGTGGAGTTTTTAAGGGGGGTTTGTAACCCTATTGGCGTGAAAATTGGGCCTAATGCGAGTGTGAGCGAAGTGTTAGAATTGTGCGATGTTTTAAACCCGCACAACATTAAGGGGCGTTTGAATTTGATCGTGCGCATGGGTTCTAAAATCATTAAAGAGCGCTTGCCTAAGCTTTTACAAGGGGTGTTGAAAGAAAAACGCCACATTTTATGGAGCATTGATCCCATGCATGGCAACACGGTCAAAACCAACTTGGGGGTTAAAACAAGGGCTTTTGATAGCGTGTTAGATGAAGTGAAAAGCTTTTTTGAAATCCATAGGGCTGAAGGGAGCTTGGCTTCAGGGGTTCATTTGGAAATGACAGGAGAAAATGTTACAGAATGTATCGGTGGCTCGCAAGCGATCACCGAAGAGGGTTTGAGTTGCCATTACTATACGCAATGCGATCCAAGACTAAACGCCACTCAAGCCCTAGAACTCGCTTTTTTAATCGCTGACATGCTTAAAAAACAACGCGCTTGA
- a CDS encoding peroxiredoxin gives MEKLEVGQLAPDFRLKNSDGVEISLKDLLHKKVVLYFYPKDNTPGCTLEAKDFSALFSEFEKKNAVVVGVSPDNSQSHQKFISQCSLNVILLCDEDKKVANLYKAYGKRMLYGKEHLGIIRSTFIINTQGVLEKCFYNVKAKGHAQKVLESL, from the coding sequence ATGGAAAAATTAGAAGTAGGGCAATTAGCCCCTGATTTTAGATTGAAAAACAGCGATGGCGTAGAAATTTCTTTAAAAGATTTGCTCCATAAAAAAGTGGTGCTGTATTTCTACCCTAAAGACAACACCCCCGGATGCACCTTAGAAGCCAAAGATTTTAGCGCTCTGTTTAGCGAATTTGAAAAGAAAAACGCTGTTGTCGTGGGCGTAAGCCCTGATAATTCTCAATCGCATCAAAAATTTATCAGCCAATGCTCTTTGAATGTGATCTTGCTCTGCGATGAAGATAAAAAAGTGGCCAATCTTTACAAAGCTTATGGCAAACGCATGCTTTATGGGAAAGAGCATTTGGGGATTATCCGCTCCACTTTCATTATCAACACGCAAGGTGTTTTAGAAAAATGCTTCTATAATGTCAAAGCGAAAGGGCATGCTCAAAAAGTTTTAGAGAGTTTGTAG
- a CDS encoding LutC/YkgG family protein codes for MSKEPILKRIKEAKAKHAIQGANPAYRNIIKVEFEDLVEEYKHFQILNKAEVIESAKENLEQAILKALENFQSKKVLHSTDLNLNFEAFKDFTLQPYDKEIEAMREELFEIDTALLHGVCGISSLGMIGAVSSHASPRLLSLITLNCIILLKKESIVRNLSEGMQALKNQSQNGVLPTNMLLIGGPSRTADIELKTVFGVHGPQKVAVILY; via the coding sequence ATGAGTAAAGAGCCTATTTTAAAGCGCATTAAAGAAGCCAAAGCCAAGCATGCCATTCAGGGAGCAAACCCTGCTTATAGAAATATCATTAAAGTGGAGTTTGAAGACTTGGTGGAAGAATACAAGCATTTCCAAATATTGAATAAGGCCGAAGTCATTGAAAGCGCTAAAGAAAATTTAGAGCAAGCCATTTTAAAGGCTTTAGAAAATTTTCAAAGCAAAAAAGTCTTACACTCTACGGATTTAAATTTGAATTTTGAAGCGTTTAAGGATTTCACTTTACAGCCCTATGACAAAGAAATTGAAGCGATGCGTGAAGAGTTGTTTGAGATTGATACAGCTTTATTGCATGGGGTTTGTGGGATTTCAAGCTTGGGCATGATTGGGGCGGTTTCTTCGCATGCAAGCCCGCGATTGCTTTCGCTCATCACCCTTAATTGCATCATCTTATTGAAAAAAGAATCCATTGTGCGCAATTTGAGTGAAGGCATGCAAGCTTTAAAAAACCAAAGCCAAAACGGCGTATTGCCCACAAACATGCTCCTTATTGGCGGGCCTAGCCGGACAGCTGACATTGAATTGAAAACCGTTTTTGGGGTGCATGGGCCTCAAAAAGTCGCTGTCATTCTCTATTAA